A region from the Lolium perenne isolate Kyuss_39 chromosome 4, Kyuss_2.0, whole genome shotgun sequence genome encodes:
- the LOC127347161 gene encoding BTB/POZ and MATH domain-containing protein 2-like, translated as MSTSALLSAIRAAGRQRLSASTVSVRWATGCHLFQIDGYTQVRSRVPNGTAITSCTFRVGGHDWRIACYPNGETEEHDGYISLFLQQVSHAETGDATATLKFSVLNQSGEPSFTGTSLGERCFSGTDVWGLRNFLRNEHLNKEEHLKDDCLIILCDVAVDLGLRTENHTDAAAPEPAGMAPEPPFDFNGQQILEAIWYMQTPDVKIEVGGETFPAHRWVLEARSPVFRDDLALASDVDNTADLRIDDMDADVFRTLLQFIYTDTLPDMSQLEASAMADRLLAAADRYNIEKLKLICQDRQQEHRRELRGSHTASVGGAASSQPRAVGLMQAVPRFFRQPDGTRPGAHGGANTSTSTSSTAPGL; from the coding sequence ATGTCGACGTCGGCGCTTCTGTCTGCCATCCGCGCCGCCGGCCGGCAGCGCCTCTCCGCTTCCACCGTCAGTGTGAGGTGGGCAACCGGGTGCCACCTCTTCCAGATCGACGGGTACACGCAAGTCAGAAGCAGGGTGCCCAATGGCACGGCCATCACGTCGTGCACGTTCCGCGTCGGCGGCCATGACTGGAGAATCGCGTGCTACCCGAACGGCGAAACGGAGGAACACGACGGCTACATCTCCCTCTTCCTCCAGCAGGTCAGCCACGCGGAGACCGGCGACGCCACGGCGACGCTCAAGTTCAGCGTGCTCAACCAGTCCGGTGAGCCGTCGTTCACCGGAACCTCGCTTGGAGAACGCTGCTTCTCGGGCACCGATGTCTGGGGCCTGAGAAACTTCTTGAGAAACGAACATCTCAACAAGGAGGAGCATCTGAAGGACGATTGCCTGATCATCCTGTGCGACGTCGCCGTCGACCTTGGGCTGCGTACGGAAAACCACACCGATGCTGCCGCGCCGGAGCCCGCAGGCATGGCGCCGGAGCCACCGTTCGACTTCAACGGGCAACAAATCTTGGAGGCCATCTGGTACATGCAAACACCAGACGTGAAGATCGAGGTCGGCGGAGAGACCTTCCCCGCGCACCGGTGGGTTCTCGAGGCCCGATCCCCGGTATTCAGGGACGATCTCGCACTCGCCTCAGATGTCGACAACACCGCTGATCTACGCATAGACGACATGGACGCCGACGTGTTCAGGACTCTGCTCCAGTTCATCTACACGGACACGCTACCCGATATGAGCCAGCTGGAGGCGAGTGCAATGGCGGACCGGCTGCTTGCCGCGGCAGACAGGTACAACATAGAGAAGCTGAAGCTCATCTGCCAAGATAGGCAGCAAGAACACCGGCGTGAGCTCCGTGGTAGCCACACTGCTAGCGTTGGCGGAGCGGCCTCGTCGCAGCCCCGTGCGGTGGGACTCATGCAAGCAGTTCCTCGTTTCTTCCGACAACCTGATGGAACTCGTCCTGGAGCACATGGCGGAGCAAACACGAGCACTTCCACGTCTTCTACAGCACCCGGCCTTTGA